In Terriglobia bacterium, the genomic window CGGACGACTCGATGACACGGGATCGCAATGGCGAGTTCGTTTGCGCCGCACGCCTGTGCCACAGCCCGAACAGCCTTCGGCATGCCGATCTTCGCCGCGATGTCGGTATAGCTCGCGGTCGAGCCAGGCGGAATCTGCCGCAACGCCTTCCAGACGCGTTGCTGGAACGCGGTGCCACGAATATCGAGAGGCAGATCGAAGCCGTGGCCGGGCTGCTCGACGAGAGCGAAGACCTTCGCCACAAGTTGCTCATAGCCAGGCTCGTTTCCGATCAGGTTGGCCTTCGGAAACTGTTTTTCCAGGTCGTGGATCAACACATCGGGATCGTCGCCAATCAGAATCGAACAAACTCCTTTGTTGCTCTGCGCGGCGAGGATCGAGCCCAGTGAACACTGGCCGATGGCGAAATAGATATCGGTGTCGGCCCCGCCGCCACGGAATCGGGAGGGCGTCATGCCCAGAACGTTGTTGGAACTCTCGTAGAAACGGCTGTTTGAATTGAAGCCCGCGTCATAAATTGCATCGGTCACGGTATTGCTCCTTTCGAGCGAAGTTCGCACACGGTTGCTGCGGTGTGCTTCGGCAAACTCTTTGGGGGTGAGCCCTGTGACGGCTTTGAAAGTCCGATGGAAGTGATAAACACTCATGCCAGCCACGCTGGCCAATTCTTTTAGCAAAGGAGCATGATCTGAACGCTCGATCAGACGGCATGCCGCGGCGATTTTCTCCGAATTCAGTTCTGTGAGCGCGGGTCCGTCCGGTTTGCAACGCTTGCAGGGTCGGAAACCTGCCTTTTTCGCCTCCTCGCGGGATGAGTAGAATTGCACATTTTCAGGCCGCGGAGGCCGGGCTGCGCATGATGGCCTGCAGTACACTCCCGTAGTTTTTACGGAGTAGTAAAATTGCCCATCCGCGGTGCGGTCTCGATTCACGATTGAAAGCCAGCGTGGATCGCTTGTCGTTGCGCTTGCTCGTTTTTCACTCGTCGATAGCTGGTTCATTCTCAGATCGGTCCTTTTTCCTGCCGCTGAGATCACTTTATCCGTCTTTGCGAAATGCAACACTCCGTTCCTTGCTTTCAAATTCGCTGCGTTAGAGGCCGATACGGAGAAAATTAGGAACAGCCCGAGGATCGGTCGAAATCCGGCTGTTGCCGCGAGTTACGCGGTCGAATCCTTCAGGATGGACCGGAGAACCGCAGCCTCATTGTGCTGTTCGTCCTTCGCGCCAAAAAGAAGCGTGACCGCACCGCTCTGCGCTTCCCGCTTCAAAATCAAAACGGAACCAGCGTTCTTTTTCAACTCGTCGCGGTATCGTTTCTGAAATTCTCCCCACCGAGCCGGATCATGGCCGAACCATTTCCGGAGTTCCGTGGTCGGCGCAATGTCCTTCAGCCATAGATCGACTCCGGCCTTTTCTTTGGTAAGGCCGCGCGGCCAAAGCCTATCCACAAGGACTCTCTTCCCGTCGTGTTCGTCTCTTGGCTCGTAAACTCTTTTGATTCGAACGTTCATGCTGCCTTTGAAACCTCATTCGAGTCGACTTGTCACAGGGGCGCTCTTAGCCCATCATACGTATCTGAAGGGCCCGATGGTCTATCGTTAGACGCCCTTTTGTACGATGCGGTAATCGTCC contains:
- a CDS encoding DUF488 domain-containing protein, which encodes MNVRIKRVYEPRDEHDGKRVLVDRLWPRGLTKEKAGVDLWLKDIAPTTELRKWFGHDPARWGEFQKRYRDELKKNAGSVLILKREAQSGAVTLLFGAKDEQHNEAAVLRSILKDSTA
- the ada gene encoding bifunctional DNA-binding transcriptional regulator/O6-methylguanine-DNA methyltransferase Ada — protein: MNQLSTSEKRASATTSDPRWLSIVNRDRTADGQFYYSVKTTGVYCRPSCAARPPRPENVQFYSSREEAKKAGFRPCKRCKPDGPALTELNSEKIAAACRLIERSDHAPLLKELASVAGMSVYHFHRTFKAVTGLTPKEFAEAHRSNRVRTSLERSNTVTDAIYDAGFNSNSRFYESSNNVLGMTPSRFRGGGADTDIYFAIGQCSLGSILAAQSNKGVCSILIGDDPDVLIHDLEKQFPKANLIGNEPGYEQLVAKVFALVEQPGHGFDLPLDIRGTAFQQRVWKALRQIPPGSTASYTDIAAKIGMPKAVRAVAQACGANELAIAIPCHRVVRNDGSLSGYRWGVERKRALLEREAQA